The Salinivibrio kushneri DNA segment GAGCAAGGAATTTAAAGTGGGGCTGCTTAATGGTGTGCTTTGGGCGCTTGTGATTGGTGCCATTGCGGGTTACTGGTTTGAAAGCTGGGGACTTGGTGCGGTTATCGGTGCTGCGATTGTCGCCAATATCATCAGTGCGGCATTGGCGGGGATTTTTGTGCCAGTGTTATTAGAGAAGCTGAAGATTGATCCGGCACTGTCAGGCTCAGTGATTTTAACCACAGTGACGGACATCGTCGGCTTTGTCGCTTTCTTGGGCTTAGGGACGTTGTTTTTACTGTGAGTTTTACTTGGACGTGATGCGTTGTCACTCAGTTGATCGCTTGATAGCGCGCGTGATCCTCACGAGCGCTTTATTCTCTCAAGCGGGTGTTGAAGGCGCGGTCGTTTCGGCCGCTGTGAACTCGGTTTGTTCGCTCAGTTTGCCGTCTGCTGCGGGGAGCAGCTTTTCGCAATACAGCGTCATAATGTCTTCCCGTATTAATTGTTCGAGTTCGGCGGCGCGTTCGGTCGGACAGAACAGGCGGACGTGGACATGTTGCTCGCCAGTATCGGTATGAGACAAATAGACATGAGGCTCAGGCCCAGGCAAATCCACCCCCGCATGACGTTCAATCACATGGTTATAACGTCGAGCGATATCGAGAAAATCCTCGCTATGATCGTCGATGCGTGCCAGCAGCGCCGGAATATGGGGATATAAATTTATATCGCCCCGGATCACCAAGTGAAAATGGTGATAGACATAGCGCTTCATAAAGTTCAGGTTTTTCACTGTGGTAGAGAAAAACAGACTATTCGGTAAGGTCGCTGTTTTACCGGTATAGCAATAGTGACCATGGTGGGTATCAATCTCTTGAATTTTGGTGGCCATTAAGTTGTGCTCGATCACTTCGCCACGAGAGTTACCGACCTCAATCCAATCACCGATACGAAATGACCGTGAGCTGGCGCGTTGAATTGAGCCGGTAAAGCATAGGATGATCTCTTTGGAGGCCACCACCACCGCGACTGCAATGGCGGTGAGCGACAGGGCAAACTCGCTAATTTCTGTGTTCCAAAATAAGAACAAAAACAGTAAAAGCAGGCTAAATGCCCCGTTTTTTGTACGTGAGATCCACTTGCGTTGATCTTCACTGAGGAAGTTACTGTCGCCGCGAATATGACGTAAAATCATTCGGCGGATCACGCTAACAAAAACGATAACACCAATGGTGGTCAATAGTTTGTTTTCGACCAACAGTTGGGCGATATTTTTCAACTCAGATAACAAAATCACTCCCATCATGCTTCTGGCAAGTTTTGGCGCTATTCTGCCCCTTTGTTAAGCAAAATAGAACATAAACTTACTCCCACGCATCAGATATACGCGTCAGGTGTCGATTAGTCTGTCATCAGTTTGTTTTGTTGGATCATGGCATCTATCACGGAAGCGCTTAGCTCTTGGCTGCTGAGGCCACTCATATCAATTTCGTATGCGCTAGCCATGTCTGCCACACTGAGGTTTTCAAACACCACGTGCTGGTCGATTTGATTATCGCCCGCAGAGGCGATGTATAAAGTGGCTTCACCCTGGTCGTTGTCCTCAAGCGTCAAATAGTCTTCAAGGCTCTCTCCGGCTTGGTCTTCATCAATCAGCAGCTCGGAGAGAGCCAGTGTATCTTTTTGCACATCAAATTCAGTAATGCGATCAACTGCTTCTGCGCCGACCGACCCTTGATCGCCGCTTAAAAACGCGAAGGTATC contains these protein-coding regions:
- a CDS encoding mechanosensitive ion channel family protein, with the translated sequence MLSELKNIAQLLVENKLLTTIGVIVFVSVIRRMILRHIRGDSNFLSEDQRKWISRTKNGAFSLLLLFLFLFWNTEISEFALSLTAIAVAVVVASKEIILCFTGSIQRASSRSFRIGDWIEVGNSRGEVIEHNLMATKIQEIDTHHGHYCYTGKTATLPNSLFFSTTVKNLNFMKRYVYHHFHLVIRGDINLYPHIPALLARIDDHSEDFLDIARRYNHVIERHAGVDLPGPEPHVYLSHTDTGEQHVHVRLFCPTERAAELEQLIREDIMTLYCEKLLPAADGKLSEQTEFTAAETTAPSTPA